The following proteins come from a genomic window of Halorussus halophilus:
- a CDS encoding DUF7500 family protein → MSPAPEDERNSREKSALSPDELDIEEDENVVSLDEGRYVIGANERPNVPSEAAGSGDGSSAGTGPGAGQAGEEPPQQPNPLDAEEATGAPSTGRPAADSASVKQWLENDLQGTSAQYGFHVTAKAEESISHQQMFSDDVTTVFDSLMRWYAQQLTTSTAVEDVLGILLTESNVRVRYSPSCLQAILESYDLEPDDSIADLFEAVQDGHGMVFPPEDV, encoded by the coding sequence ATGAGTCCGGCACCCGAGGACGAGCGGAATTCCCGCGAGAAGTCGGCACTCTCGCCCGACGAACTCGACATCGAGGAAGACGAGAACGTCGTCTCGTTGGACGAAGGCCGCTACGTCATCGGTGCCAACGAACGCCCGAACGTGCCGTCGGAGGCCGCGGGTAGCGGCGACGGAAGTAGCGCAGGCACGGGACCGGGAGCAGGGCAGGCTGGCGAGGAGCCACCCCAGCAACCGAATCCACTCGACGCCGAGGAGGCTACTGGCGCTCCGAGCACTGGTCGGCCTGCCGCCGACTCCGCGTCGGTCAAGCAGTGGTTGGAGAACGACCTGCAAGGAACGAGCGCGCAGTACGGCTTCCACGTCACGGCGAAAGCTGAAGAGTCGATTAGTCACCAGCAGATGTTCTCCGACGACGTGACGACCGTATTCGACAGTCTGATGCGGTGGTACGCCCAGCAGTTGACTACTTCCACGGCCGTCGAAGACGTGCTTGGCATCTTGCTGACCGAGTCGAACGTGCGCGTTCGTTACTCGCCGTCGTGCTTGCAAGCGATTCTAGAGTCCTACGACCTCGAACCTGACGACTCCATCGCCGACCTCTTCGAAGCCGTCCAAGACGGTCACGGCATGGTGTTTCCCCCGGAAGACGTGTGA
- a CDS encoding TrmB family transcriptional regulator produces MSVQRPTTSTEPLPNELDSPRAKLVYLYLSTERTAATGTTASDAGGASIDELQSQLDLQKITLYSILRTLRERNLVEKRGDSFAVAE; encoded by the coding sequence ATGAGCGTTCAACGACCGACGACATCGACCGAACCGCTGCCGAACGAACTCGACTCGCCGCGCGCGAAACTCGTCTACCTGTATCTCTCCACGGAGAGGACGGCGGCCACCGGAACCACCGCGTCCGATGCAGGTGGCGCTAGCATCGACGAACTGCAGTCGCAACTCGACTTGCAGAAGATCACTCTGTACAGTATTCTGCGGACGCTCCGCGAGCGAAACCTCGTCGAGAAACGCGGTGATTCGTTCGCAGTCGCCGAGTAG